In Paroedura picta isolate Pp20150507F chromosome 15, Ppicta_v3.0, whole genome shotgun sequence, the genomic window CAGCCCCAGCGGGGGTCTCCCCAGCCCTGTATTCTCATTCCCCACCTTCCATCCCCACACATGCTATTTCCTTGTCAGAAGGTGCGAGATCTGTAGTGTgaatgattcaacagcatacgAAGAATCTCCTAAAGGCGGTATAGGGGGAGATGTGGGGTTAGAACACTTAGATTAGGAATGGCCTGATTCCCATCCCCCCAAATAATCTCTTCCTATCTCCTGATTGGTTTAGAcacttcctgcccctttgagcatacttcctctctgATTCCCTCCACAACCGTCAGTCGGTTAGATAGTTAGAGctctctcttctcaataaaactaattGACTCTTTAAGCAGCTGCGGCTTTGCACCTTCTCTGCTTATTTAAACTTTGCTTCCCCCTGGTGGTTTGTGCCATGATGTTCAGCCAATTTCTTCAAGGCTTTCCAACACTTTCTAGGGAGAGAAGGTGTGGTAGGAGGGTACAAGTGCCAGATTAAGACAAGGGTAGGGAAATTTGGGCTCAGATCTCCAAGCATCTGAGAAGCTGATTTTaggtcagtctctctctctctctctctccttcacacacacacacacagacaaacctaccttacagggtggttgtgaagataaacatGAAGACGTGCCAGCTTTCTGGAGGAGCAGACTAATAAGGGAGCCTAGAAACTAAGGGTGGTTTTGCTCTTCCCCAAAacccacacatttatttatttcgttTAATTCATTGGTTCCCAGGGGCCTACACTGTCCAGCTAGCCCAAAGAGGCCTTTAAGCGTGAAGAAGCTTTGTTTTCaatgaaaggaaagggaaataaaatgaaaatggggATTTCTGAATCGAACAAGTAACGATTACTGGCAAGAGCAGGAATTTCCCTCTTTTATTTCCTCACAAACCATATGGTGGGTCACTGCTGAAGGGCTGGCCATGAATTCAGGGAAGGCAACAGCTAAATTTGAACTGGGGGATTCCATGTTTGTCACATGAGGACCAATGTGGAAGCTCAAAGCCCCTCCGGcagcttgtaaaaaaaaacaaatctttctTGGCTGAGGCTGGCTTTATTTAAATACTGTTACGTTTTATCCCAGTGAAGGACCTCAAACtacttgtagtggttaagagcagcggcttctaatctcatgagccgggtttgattccttgttcctccacgtgcagccaatttgggaggggaaaagaacattgggttagtcacagtcctgatagtgctgttctcacagagcagctctctcagaactctcctactagtagtaatagtagtactagtagtaatagtagtagtagtacaagCAGTGTATGtttgggggaagggctgtggctcagggaaaGAGCCTCAtttttgcacgcagaaggtcgcaggttcagtccccatcatctccaggtaaaaggaccaggatgggaaagacctctgcttgagaccctggacggctgctgccagcctgagtcgaCAACACCGACCTTCATGGATCACACCCTCATGATTCCgcagaaggcagcttcgtgtgtcaTCTATGAATCAGGAAAGGAAACCAGACAGCATGACTACCAGTGTGCAATCTACTGCCTTAGGCTTAGAGCATATGATCCTTTGGCAACCCGCCCCCCATTGTTAGAAGCTTTGTCTCCCTTACAAAATAATGTCATGTCCGAGCAGAAGtgacagcctccctccccagccagccTTCTGCTCCTGCATCCTGGGCCATCTCTCCCTGCTCCAACCGGAGGACGCAAGATGGATTGTCGCTTCCTTTCAAGGGGTGTCTGCACGGTAAGGCATTTCTGCACTTGGCTCCAGCCGAAATCCCCTGGTTTCCTCGTGCTTAGACTGGGGCAATTGTGCCTAGGATCGCACATAAGTCCTAGAGAGAGTGGCAGAACTCAAGTCAGTTGACCGTCTTGTTCCTTGAGTCTCTGTTGCAACTGAACCAAAACAGGGTCCCCTGGGGAggcactaccacccaaatccctggaggtctcccatccaaatactaggcagggtcaaccctgctctGGGAGAGAGCCTTAACAGAGCCAAAAAATGCTAACTACAGAGAAGTGTTCCAAcccgactgctttggagggtggccatgTACCTtgctgaaatccctcccttccacccccccccccccaatcgccaggtattttccaacaatGTCGGAACGATTTTCGCTCACTTGAATGGAATCTTCCTGCCTTTATATCATCCGAAATTCCTGGAATGTTGatgtaaagcgccctgagcctGCGGGGAAAGCGGTCTATAAATGCAATCAAGCGGTCAACTCAGGCAAGCCCCCGAACCAATCACCCAACGCCTGACCCGCGCGCAAACAGGGCGCAAACCTGCTCGGGGGAGGCCAGGGACTCGCGCAGGGCTGCGGAAGGCGGCCGGGCGTGCGCGCGAGTTGCGCGTTGCGCGTTGCGCGACCCTGTGCGCTGCGGGTCTCTCTCCGCTTACGCGGAGCTTCCGTCCGGACCGGCGACGGCTCCTCCTCGGCCGGGAAAGGCGAGTCCTTGGCCCCTGACCAGCCTTCCCGCAGACAATTCGAGGAAGCCTGCCGGTGGAAGGGGCGGGAGGACAGCCAGGATCTGCCGGGAAAGGAAGCGAGGGCGGGCGCAGCCCCCGCCCCCGGAGTACTTTCCCTTTCACTTTCAGACTTGGGGCTCGGAGACTTTCGCCCCGACGCCCCTTCGCTCGCCGCGGCCGGCAGCgccccggagggagggagggagggagggtgagaagaagccagccctgcagagtagGCCTGTCCGGCCGCGGCGGATTTGGAAGCCCCTCGCAGCCGCGCCTCCGCGCCTCCGCGCCATGGGCCGGGTGAGtggcacctgcctgcctgcctgcttgcccgCGACCGCCTCTCAACGCCCGGGAATTGGGGGTTGGCGATGGGTGGGGTTGTAGCCcgaggggtgagggtggggaggtgACGGCCACTTCCCTCCCTCGGACGCCAGGCCCAGGGAGGACCGGGGACCCCCCGGAGTGACAGCTCCCCTCCAGGAgacagaggccagttcccctgaggagggaggatgtcagcctccagggtggacctggggaacccctggaacgACAGGGATTTGTTCTCCTGGGGGAAACggagaggggggactctgtggactagggctgctcccccccaccccagttaccTGCAGGGGATGGGACAGGTAAGGTAGCCAGAGGACGGAGCGtacaaagcatcccttttctccaggggaatttctcctggtattctggagatgagctgtaatcccaggcccaaactggaggctggcacccctactttGCACCCCACTGACGTCCCTGTCCtctccgggctccacccccaaaccccaaGGAGTTTCCCGATCTGCACCTGGCACCCTGTtccccaagggggacctggcaagtCGGCTCAGAGGTGAAATTCTCCTGCCCTTTCTGTTTCCCTTCCCTGATTTCCCTGGCTCTAGTAATGGGTTTCCTTCtgtgctgaagaactctggctgtccagcCCTTGGTCAACATGATATGTCGGCTGTTGGCTGAGCCGAGTAACCTGAGAGAAGGATCGGGAGCCTATTTTAACTTATGCGGCTTAAATGGTGCTCAAGTTGttctgaaattcaaaaataacaaagtgTTTTATTTAACGTACAGCAGAAATGTGAGtggaaatcaggggttgaaatttctgacgGAAACTAGTAGATGTGCAGACTTTAGTTGTTACAGTTTTGGGAAGCTAATGGGAAtctcttaagcttttcacagggaCTTGAATCCATTTGATTCACTAAATGTCACCTGGTAGGCAATAAATAGattagatttttttgttttgttttgacagTTCTAGGAAGGAGGGAGTAGATTGCATCAGATTCTTGGATTACAGCAGGATCCAAAGGGCTGGTTCATGCTGATTGTATAAAACGCAGCAATTGAAactcccccaagtttcaagaacaaATTCGCCTAGGGCAGAGAGATTTATGTCCAAGAAACACAATTTCACAGCCCTGCGAGGTGTTGAATTTTAACCTCTAtccacaatggggaaaaaaacaacaccatTGTTCAGTTGTCATAAGGGATTTAGAAACATTAATCTTTTGTCaggttttgctttctttctttttgtcgtGGTGGAAACTTGTGGTTTGAGTGAAGGGGAAGTCAGAGATGTTTCTCAGCCTGTGCAAACTTGAGTGGCCTATGGCTACCTAAAGGTCATGAGCCCCTATTGGTTAGTACCTGTGACACCTGCGGTGACACCCCTTCCGCTCCATgccaacacaattttaaaaaatactcagaGGCAGATGGAGATTGTGACCAAGGGTATCCAGAAGATCGTAACTCGGACCCAGATCTgtccatgaagatagattcaggtgggtcgccgtgttggccagaagcagcagaacaaaggtcttgtggcatttttaagacctaCATGGATTCAAGATATAAGTTTTGacgaagaagaacagctgggttcttataccctgcttttcactacccaaaggaatctcaaagcggcttacaaaagcctaccttgcaaggtcggtgaggctgagagagctcaaagagaactctGTCTGGCCCAAGGTAAACCCAGCCGGCTTCATgtaaaggaggagtggggaatcaaacccgattctccagatcagagcccaccgcacttaaccactacgccactcGTTCATGCACACGAGAGCTTGCACCTTGAGTAACACTTCCTCGGTCTTAAAAGGAGCCGCCGGACTCAAGATTTTATCCTACTAGTAACAGCGGCTCTTGCTGCCTCTTTAAACACTAATATATCAGGAACTTTCCTATTtccccctttaattttttttttgaaagctgcATTCCTGCTCTTCAGCGAACCATTTCCACGAAGAGGGGAGAAAAATCTCCCCACTCCTCAGTTTCATTTCCTGTTTTTTGACAGCAGAGCAAAGAGACAACAGGGCACTTCTGGGGCTTGGCTGCTAAAGGACGCCATGGCACAGCTGTCCTTTTCCCAGTATCCGATTACTGCGGCAGTATCCGATCCTGTGACTTCAGGGAAAGGTGCTGGGagtgcggggtggggtggggggctgttctTTGCTGGAGCTGTGGTTGCGATTCTTACTTCCATAAAACTGTGACACAGGGAGGGTGAAATGACCATTTCCCTCGTGATCCAGGGCGCTCCCTCCTCTTCTTTGCCCTCCTCCTCTGTCGGAGGAAGTTTCCACAATTGCATTCCGAATTCTGAGCAAGGGACATATCTCATTCCCCAAATATCGGGATGGCCAGGAGGCCAAAATCTCCCCCCAGTGCAAAGGCACAAACTGGACTGCCTCTAGGGATTACGAAGACCAGGCTGAGAGATGCATGTCCTGCCAGATTTCTCCTTGGCCCGCCAGAATACAATCCCTTCCCCGCTCCAGTCTCCCAGGACCCTGGACTGCTTCTTACTTCAGACTCATTACACTTTGGGAACTTCCGGCATGAGACACAGCGCTGACTCAAAAGTATCTTGGGAGGTGCAGCTGTGAGTGATATTCCTTGGGGCAAGCATAAGTTATTTCATATATGGCTagtgcagcctctctcaacttttatcccattgagaaacccctgaaacattctccaggctgcaggagaggcgcgattgtgcagaatgtggctgggaaacagagctgtggacacgcccacctggggcccctcccctcctctcaacccctccaggcccatctttggccatctggggaggggtgggtgggacatATCACCCAAGGAATGCTTTCAgtgtttttcaaaaatatatttaaattgatTCATTCAcctgggaaaccctcccaggagtgtcaagacaccccagggcttcacgaaaccctggctgagaaagcctgagctgtAGTTACGTCAGTTTGTGGGCAAAAGGGCAGCGGTGCAAGACTAAAATTTCCCCATTTGACACACAAAAAcccgtgaagctgccttctattgaatcagaccatcaaggtctttcatatcaccgactgcctggtcctttaaaccAGACGTGGTGGGGGTTGAACCTGGCGCCCTCGGTATGCcatgcagatgctctgccactgacccatACCCCTTTCTCCACTCACCGTGGTCCTGATCTGCCCCAGCCTGGCAGCTGTTTCGAAAGAAAACAACGGGCGACCCGGCTAGGAGAAAAGCAGCcaaggggtagggtggggtggggtggggtggtgggctTAATTCAGAGTAGGCAAACTGCTGGGAAGGTGAGgatcctgcagcccccccccttgcccccaacACTCCCCTCCTCTGCTCCACTCATAATTCATCTGTTTTTGGagaaatccttgttggtcttaaaggtgccactgcagtctgattttgttttgttgcgctgcttcaggccaacacggtgaGCCACCTGAATCTGTTTTTGCTGTGTTTGAATGCATCTATAGCAAGCAGGAAGCACACTTCATGCGTGATCCCACACAGGGGGCTCTAAGGCACAGAAATTGATGCCACCGCCAGATCCCTGCATCCTTCATGCGCCCTGAGATTCTTGTTGATTTTCTGGGCAGTCCACCCGCCCTGCGCTTGTTTGCCTTCCGGTGTTTCCTTTTCGgtctcctcctttccttctctgGATGGGTTTCAGGCTCCATCTTGTGGAAGACGACAGAGAAGTACAGGCTACTCTGAAAGCATTGTGGCATGCCGTAACCTTTTACCGTTGTCCGTTAATATCCTTACGTGTCAGACTGCTTTTTCCACGAGCAATTGTCGTTCACCCTACCCAATTAGAagaaggagggttggttcttatatgccgcttttctcaatccgaaggagtctcaaagcggcttacagtcgccttcccttccctctccccaccacaaactccctgtgagggagatgaggctgagagagccctgatattacagctcagtcagaacagctttatcagggctgaggcgagccccaggtcacccagctggctgcatgtgggtgagcgcggaatcttatatgccgctttttctctacccgaaggagtctcaaagcggctgacggtcgccttccctttcctctccccacaacagatacctgcgaggtaggggaggctgagagagctctgacaaaactgctgttctagaacagctctgtgactctgAGCTGGCCACGGCCCCAACCAagtttctttcctctcttctctttcGACAGATTATTGCCAGCATAATCCTGTCCATTCAACTGCTCTCCTTGGAAGCGTGCCTCGACGGAGAGTACGAAATTAACGGAGAGTGCTGCCCGATGTGCGGTCCAGGTACGTTAGCCTGGGTGCCCCTCTTGCTCTCCACCCCATATCAGACTCCGCCAAGAGAGACGCTTCCGCCGACAGCTGCTTCTCCCTCGCTCCCTTCAGCTTCAGTCTAAAATGCTGGTCTGCTTTTGGACCCAGATAACccttctgagcctcttgtggtgcagagtggtaaggcagcagacatgcagtctgaaagctctgcccatgaggctgggagttcaatcccagcagccggctcaaggtcgactcagccttccatccttccgaggtcggtaaaatgagtacccagcttgctggggggtaaacggtcatgactggggaaggcactggcaaatcaccaagtattgagtctgccgtgaaaacgctagagggcgtcaccccaagggtcagacatgacctggtgcttgcacaggggatacctttacctttaacccttcTACAGGTTTCTTCCAGCCAGGTAGGAAAGCTCACCTTTCCCAAGTTTCTTGAGACGGCAATacgaagctcatgattattccgGTTAGAAACGAATAAATGAAATCAGGACAAAAATGACCATTCATGTTATGAAGAAAAGCAGAGAGACAAAAATGTTCATgtatcccccacatgcagccagcaggttgaccttgggctcgccacagcactgataaagctgttttgaccgagcaggaatatcagggctctctcagcctcacccacctcacagggtgtctgttgtggggagagggaagggaaggcgactgtaagccgctttgagcctccttcgggtagaaaaacgcagcatataaaaacaaactcttcttcagtaatctcagggctgtctcagcctcacctccctcacagggtgtctgttgtggggagaggaaagggaaggcgactgtaagccgctttgagcctccttcgggtagggaaaagtggcatataagaaccaactcttcttcttcttctgaatctcTTGCAGGGTATAGGGTGTCCAGAGTTTGCACCTCTTCTTCCAGCACCAGCTGCCTCCCCTGTATCGAGGGGACATTCATGGACCACCCTCATGGGCTGACCAGTTGCTTCAGATGTCGAAACTGCGATTCAGGTAAGGCTAATAGAAGGTAAGGGAGGTACGTGTCCTGAATCGAAATTTTCTGTGCCTTCTGGTTGGGTAAACAGAGAAAGGGGGTTGTGCTTTAACGAAACCAGAAATCATAGAAGATCCACAGATCTTCGAGAGGAACCGCGGGCTATGACCATGGAGCATTCTTGGAAATCCCCCTCTccaaggggaggagaaggcgtccatTGAGAGCTAGCTTTGCgtggtggcggcttctaatctggagaaccaggtttaattccccactcttcctccacacacagccagctggatgaccttggaccagtctcagagctctctcaggtgtctgttgtggggagaggattgtcaGTCACGttgggacttcttcgggtagtaaaaagcagagtaacAAAcccccagctctcctcctcctcctccctcctcctcctgatccAAAATGGCACCAGAGCCATTTGTGCAATCCCTCATGCCAAAATGGCGGATGTTCCTGAGAGGTCCTACCAAACATTTCCCAGCATGGGTGAGGGGGACGAGAACCATTTAGAAGCGTTCTGGAAGCGTTCGGTGGATGAACACACAACTCAGTGGATGCATGCCAATATGGTGGCCCAGCTCTTGCGCTCGCCTCTGTAGAAGGAATGACCTGAACCTCTCCCCACAAAATTGGAGCTAATTAGTCAAGTGGGAAAGATAGTTTTCTGATCGGGGTATGTTCCCACCAGGAACCTGGTTGACCAGCTCCTAGCATGCTGACAATGGGGTACCGGGACCAATAGTTGGACATGGACAGCTTGGAAGGCATTGAAAAGCGTCTCTTTGTGCTTTCCAGGATCCAACCTGATTGTGAAAGAAAAATGCACTTACACCAAGAATGCAGTGTGTTCCTGTGCTGCAGGTTACTACTGCATACATTTTACCGGTGACGACTGTGACACGTGCCAAAAACACTCTGTCGCCCCGCCTGGTTATAGGGTGACGCAGATTGGTAAGACTCACATAATTTTGACCTCTGTATCCCAGGGATTTTCTGCATTCTCCTTTTCCTGGCTGGTAAGCTCCGGtgtcttctttcccccttctggcATGTGTAGGGCTTCCTCTGCTGGTTGATTTGAAATTGCAGTGAGGTCCGTTTGGCAGAGCTCTGTGCAGATTGAAACGGCAGATTTTTATGTCGGATGATGTGAtgcaatattgaattgaccactagagggggcaaaaCACACATTGAACAGAAGAAAGCGCCTGAAGAAACAGAGAAGGCCGGAAAATGAGAATTTGGAAAAACCCATAATAAGACGGATGTGTCCTTGAGGAAATCCAACTGTTTTCATATCATTCCCTCCTGCATAAGATTatttctatatctatctatcgatctatcgatctatcgatctatcgatctatcgatcgatcgaccgaccgaccgacctacctacctacctacctacctacctacctacctacctacctacctacctacctacccaatATATCTATGATAGGCCCCTTCTATCAAACTGTGCAGTTACCTCCAGCTTTCGTTAACACAATGTATACCATTTactttattttagttttttatATACCATTTATTTTGATAGCAacctattatttttattttctagaCCAGGGCTCCCTGATCTGTTTGATCACGTGGGCCCCTTTGGGATTTCAATACAGCATGCTGcgcagagccacaaaatggctgttgccgAAGGAGGAGCCacccacaaaatggatgccacagtGAAACTCCTTGTGTTGTGGCAGCGTTGCTCCTGAagcaacatattttaaaaatccaccaaTCAAATATCTGgtgcccaatcagaaggcatgcCTGGCAAAAGGCCCAAATGACCccgcctactttctaaaaaacaTTGGGCAGGGACCAGGAAAAGTGTCAAATGGCATCACGGTGCCTACGGGCGCTAAGTTGGGGACCCTGTTCTAAACAGAGTCACATTTCTTGACTTTTCTTCTCCTAGGCACAGAAACCACTGATACCCAGTATGAGCCTTGTCCATTTGGCTCCTTTTCAACAGAAGCAATGTCCTTCCTCTGCCAACCGTGGACCAAGTAAGCTGTTTTTATCGTGGCTTCTGCAGTGCTGCTTGGTGATCGCCTTAATTTCCACCTTAACCATTTCACACCTGCGTTGTTACTGATGGCGAAATGTAGACGTCCCAGAAGTGAACTCAGCCATGATGGCCAAATTTCATTTCCTTGAGGCCTCCATACCGGGAATAAAATGACTATAATACGCCAGTGGAGAACTTCCAGTCAACGGAACAAGCTGGGAAGGATCTAATGTTCTCTTCATCAGTGCTGGAATGTTTAGTAGGGCCATCTTCTGACGAATGCACTTAGTGGATGAATCACATGATTAATCATATGAGTTTTGATCGACTGATTGGATCTGTTTAGATTATATTGTCtcagaagagagaagaaagaatgcCTCTTCTTAgataagaagaaaagaaagaattccTCTTCTTAGAAGCTATCTACCCACCATGGGTTTAAGTTGTATACCTtaccatttaaataaaaatatccattgtggtgtgtgtgtgtgggggggggggggagcattccctCTTAGCTGATAAGTGCATTTGCCATAGTTGGCACTTtatcagaagaggcattccttgcTGTGTTAGAGAAGGGAATGCCTCTTGTAGTAAGAGGTATATTGCTGATGGTTTTAAAAACATGCTTTCCAATTGATGGAGGACATCTATCCGTACCATCATGCAACATAATTTCAGCTGGTCTTGTGGAACAATACATGGTTCTAAGCCCCAGTTTAGTATTACTGTGCCATTGTTTTTGCTGTGTCCAGTATAATGTTGGCCAGCCAGAGGTGAATTTTGAACCAGGGACTGGTTAATTGCTGCTTTTGCTAGCTGATGGCCCACATCAATGCAAGAGCACATAGAACGGCACAATCCTGCCTGTAATTCATCATTTCTTTTCATCTTCCTTTCAGCTGCAGCACATtaggcagaaaggaagaaaaagctgGAACGTCAACTTCTGATGCagtttgcaaaaaaacacatgTAGATCATGAACTCGCCATTATAATCCCTAGTCTCTTAGTTCTTTTCTTTGCACTCGCACTAATTTTATTCAtctggagaagaaagaggaagccTCAAATCACAGGTGAGTGGGTGAACCAGCAGTCTCTTGCCTGCCTTTTGATACCGCTCTGCAGCTCAGGTTTTCCAACAAAGACGAAAGGAACACCTTGTTCCAATTTCTACCCTCTCTCAGATGGCCAACTACTGAGGTTTATTTGATATGAAGGGATCCTCATTTCTCAGCACAGAGACCCCAAATTTCTGCAGCGTTTATTAGCATTTGGAGgcagtagattaaaaaaaaactaaacccTATCTAGATGTCTATTCCCCAGCTATGCCCCTGCCTGCGGATAGCTGCAGATGGGGGCCACACATGCACAGAACAGGttgtttctgcaaacttgggtgaCCTCCTAAGTAGACAGAAAAATCCGAAATCTACAAAAGAAAACCCTGAATcatgggagtgtgtgtgtttaaatccCACCCCCCCCAAGTAAAACAGTATTCTCTGTGCATGCCCAAATGCTCTTTGCTACATAGCTTTTGCATGTTGAGATATCCCTGGGGCCGATCCAGCAGAATCAGCAGAGAAGGCCTGGAGGCCATCGTTGAGGCgtttctggactcttgctcaACCTCCGAGCCATGGCTTTCCCTGAGCACTGTGCATAGGATGAACCTGCTTGTCTCTGCCTCAAGGTGCCCTTAACGCTGGCCTCGAATATAGCGCTCCAGTCCCAAATGTAGATTCAGTTGCGTTACGAAGGTCAGTGGGAagttcattttttttcaaaaaggctctctctttttctgtttgcagttgctGATAAGCAAGAGGTGAGTCCTTGCGATCCGCTGTTTgtttttctcctctctccctgtttcctcctctctctcccgcCACCTGTCTGGTGCAGCTGTGTGGCAGAAGCCCGGTAGAACGTGTGTTCAGTGTGAGTTGTGAGGCCCTCCTCCTTTATGGGATGTGCAGTTCTGTGAGAAGGGCTGGGGATCTGTAATGGGGAATTCACAGTCCCCGGCAAGCTGCAATCTCCAGAAGCCTTTGACAGAAACCAGTCTGTTGATAGTACACATGAGGGGGCTGCAGCCTCTTTGAGATTACGGACACTTTACGAATTGTGGCATTGGCTCGTTGAggcagctagaaaatggctgctgcaggaggtggagccagctacaaaatggttgccccgGTTTACTTCCAGCCACACAGCGAAGAGCTTTGTGTTGTGCTGACGTCTTTTCTTCTGCTTAACACCTGAGAATGCCCTTGGAATGAAAGTCAGGAAGCACAGAGAACGGTGGCTTTTGAACCACCACACTGGGGACTCCTGCTGTGAACAGAGCCGTTCCCTGTTCAGTCAGGGGGATTAGGATCCGTTTGAAGGGAGGCTGTTTTGACAAATCCTCCgaatttaaacaacaacaacaacaacaacaacaggaatgAGTTCCAATTTCTCTTTCTTGCTGCTTCAGTCCAGTTCGCTGTCTGTTTCCCATGCATGAAACTTTTCTCTTGTGCATTGTGCGCATCGTTTGATGCACCCATGCACTGCTAAATCCGTTCTATGCTTTGTAGGC contains:
- the TNFRSF14 gene encoding tumor necrosis factor receptor superfamily member 14; the encoded protein is MGRIIASIILSIQLLSLEACLDGEYEINGECCPMCGPGYRVSRVCTSSSSTSCLPCIEGTFMDHPHGLTSCFRCRNCDSGSNLIVKEKCTYTKNAVCSCAAGYYCIHFTGDDCDTCQKHSVAPPGYRVTQIGTETTDTQYEPCPFGSFSTEAMSFLCQPWTNCSTLGRKEEKAGTSTSDAVCKKTHVDHELAIIIPSLLVLFFALALILFIWRRKRKPQITVADKQEEAQENPFLPVSDTNMVEPIQETTQNGGEPTYQTAYQTALQL